In Debaryomyces hansenii CBS767 chromosome A complete sequence, a genomic segment contains:
- a CDS encoding DEHA2D02310p (weakly similar to uniprot|Q03214 Saccharomyces cerevisiae YMR176W ECM5 Non-essential protein of unknown function, contains ATP/GTP-binding site motif A; null mutant exhibits cellular volume up to four times greater than wild-type, also large drooping buds with elongated necks), translated as MTDEESNRFPKSSRFANNSDLPDLRFYNHVKDNKQILVNNQLNNINYNPFNSPQQKTKANFPIDFFHLQNKITLSDIPLTDSIPIFQLNDAQFQDPIKFIDSVHEMGAKYGAIKLVIPENTENSFKSNFQINSDLFWFQTNKLLNNSTNNELENRLRFHQELIEFHLQHKKEDPLTEVTLANEENSKESPIPPTSDALKASTPDSNPNTKDSTPVPVNEPKKPKSNLPSFLNKLPMIDKRPLDLYKLFRSVLIRGGFIEVVNKKLWAQIGRELGYKGKIMTSLSSSLKSSYLRILYPFEMALNNRKYELVGIVAPTADSTNGADDENTNDSHHPMSDSPGIDVEPPLIIGSSKDFKRSIKLKSAKGFLLNSPHLIDVKQPNTFTSKGMNEGEIDTTKKRKKNSGESAITPITPASQINHGLKSIINNQSVYQDDSRLDLNGKSASIYNLRQFMEKDLKFQEYIIQQNKDHFNKVNVNSNDKFFYQFNDQNISVMERNIINLEKFEQLYWSFIMNKKSKQSDNDVNTNDIDTWNDGLELENGTNLPSFINGSGFARIGDDLINHKNHLNNVNVNNVTSTNNANGANTANNYTTSKNSSPTNNVETNTYNSSDYINNLIQTSLNPWNLHNLPVLANSLLGGLSESDLNNQDLINPTLSIGMTFSTENWKCEDHFTQLCNYQFFGSYKKWYFIPESDFEKFEELVKEVNDKNKERVNINNDGWNVEALLKYFNNGEDTTNIEYESLLNSLENMINPSPDYNNSRMQHSNELFQKIIDYRNQRREKLNYNQEFMITPELLKKRGINFTTTIQKPGEFIIKFPKTYSSTVSFGLNLSEEVNFATKNWLNYAIEGEKWLNKQSILPNFSIFKLLINLAQLYESGNNNVFFNSEIYEQSLQMYSLLYKQELKLRDRVRKKFSHIRELVIDDKTFGDIDSTADDDLASTFPSKVVLTDVKLKQTFILSLPRFLEYVELSELENDYDIKSVPKLIGNPNLKIELHLFYSDDKLKSFYRILNTYSIDYDEWMQNYERLMNENSELSLRVYRSLLIDGEKIYLALSSSNFFHVFNNKPNNEPEDYETIKLNTFKNYIENLRLFVNDANDFIEECQSILSIKHQQRIRNGNTNNDFQRPNGDVLARLINLIDKIPTLNFSCSETEQILEFKVEIENFDRACRLLISKAKQSNSLQEFNDLINLGQSFGIELPSLTFLIRLRDRLQWIDTHDKILKGGDPYSDKKDIFSLQDLKNFRDLGINLLGRRDIDKVRIIDSIIDHSEEMNYKLVEFLSFEYTESVSFEELDRILTDLESKSKAQGENRIFVYLDNYEKLVNLKQNSKIVKQFKDFKASLATGGKFTIQEIKQLQTSINESGLKFDMRVLDNNLSNGEDWVSNVWKKFKDLKIITVLNKGTNPTEDMNPKLNINDYLMEKLQQISNKNDFSLSLKSDSYSSSSSHIYYKEDNESLEDPTQQQIYCACREFEFGTMIECDKCKEWYHTQCVNESALESDNNNDDNYSCPICKLIDSGIFTDHFLTKQLTYRQLLALVAEGKQLNVFPMNELAKLEQLSDFVTVSFKDLNIEIDKVKQSDERLANKVDHLRFFLRKVYGAGILIEELITDLLSTIRKFEYDLSILMPLVTPIDRELNKQDSGNEAIESAKSEEQTGLKPTHEYTDNRSFASNISLDDSVPNVKSQTTTYASVLNLHPNTFDQTNENPTPKRTPIDNLKNAPVEHINDSSLSGVENNTNDATASLNSNYSNTQNTNRISDSVPNQNINLESEDQSSSNERQHEYSLPVDAEPEELIPFLASQVELKRDDASTATPVKATTENNINSTTSDGITNESADSNINNQV; from the coding sequence ATGACAGATGAAGAACTGAATAGATTTCCGAAGTCTTCGAGGTTTGCTAATAATTCTGACTTACCAGATTTGCGGTTTTATAATCATGTGAAGGATAATAAGCAAATTTTGGTGaataatcaattgaataatataaactACAATCCGTTTAATTCTCCTCAACAGAAGACTAAGGCCAACTTTCCTATTGACTTCTTTCATTTACAGAATAAGATCACTCTTTCAGACATTCCGTTAACCGACTCtattccaatttttcaacttaaTGATGCTCAGTTTCAAGATCCTATAAAGTTTATTGACAGCGTCCATGAAATGGGAGCGAAATATGGCGCAATTAAACTTGTTATACCAGAGAATACCGAAAACTCATTCAAgtcaaattttcaaattaattcagACTTATTCTGGTTTCAAACTAATAAgttgttgaataattcGACGAATAACGAATTAGAAAATAGGTTGAGATTTCATCAAGAATTAATAGAATTTCATTTACAGCATAAAAAGGAGGACCCATTAACAGAGGTTACACTTGCAAACGAAGAGAACTCGAAGGAATCGCCAATACCTCCAACTTCCGATGCCTTAAAGGCATCGACACCAGACTCAAATCCGAATACTAAAGATTCTACTCCGGTTCCAGTTAACGAGCCCAAAAAACCTAAGCTGAACCTACCTTccttcttgaataaattacCGATGATCGATAAAAGGCCGTTGGACTTATATAAACTATTCAGATCTGTGTTAATTAGAGGGGGCTTTATTGAAGTTGTGAATAAAAAACTATGGGCACAAATAGGAAGGGAATTAGGCTACAAAGGAAAAATCATGACGAGCTTAAGTAGCTCTTTGAAGTCCTCGTATTTAAGGATCCTTTATCCATTCGAAATGGCCTTGAATAATAGAAAGTATGAATTGGTTGGAATTGTCGCTCCTACCGCAGATTCAACGAATGGAGCcgatgatgaaaatacaAATGATTCGCATCATCCGATGAGTGATAGCCCCGGAATAGATGTTGAGCCGCCTTTAATAATTGGTTCATCTAAAGATTTCAAACGGTCgattaaattaaaatcagCAAAAGGATTTCTACTTAATTCTCCACATCTCATTGACGTCAAACAACCCAATACATTTACAAGTAAAGGGATGAATGAAGGTGAGATTGATACTACTAAGAAACGTAAGAAAAATTCTGGTGAATCAGCAATTACTCCAATAACCCCAGCTTCTCAAATAAACCATGGTTTGAAATCGattataaataatcaatcTGTATATCAAGATGATTCTCGATTGGATTTAAATGGAAAATCTGCATCTATTTATAACTTAAGACAATTTATGGAGaaggatttgaaatttcaagaatatataattcaacaaaataagGATCATTTTAATAAAGTCAATGTGAATTCAAATgacaaattcttttatcaattcaatgatcaaaatatttctgtGATGGAGCGAaacataattaatttagaaaaattcGAACAATTATATTGGTCTTTTATAATGAATAAGAAACTGAAGCAGAGTGATAATGATGTAAACacaaatgatattgatacaTGGAATGATGGCCTAGAACTTGAAAACGGAACTAACTTGCcttctttcattaatggTTCTGGCTTTGCTAGAATAGGAGATGACCTTATTAATCACAAAAACCATTTAAACAATGTAAATGTTAATAATGTTACTTCGacaaataatgcaaatggTGCTAATACTGCTAATAATTACACTACTTCAAAGAATAGTAGTCCTACCAATAATGTTGAAACTAACACCTACAATTCGTCCGACTATATCAATAACTTGATACAGACGTCGCTAAACCCTTGGAATTTACATAATTTACCTGTTTTAGCCAATTCATTGCTAGGGGGTTTATCAGAAAGCGATTTAAATAACCAGGACCTTATCAATCCAACCTTAAGTATCGGCATGACATTTAGCACTGAAAACTGGAAATGTGAAGATCATTTCACACAACTCTGTAATTACCAATTTTTTGGAAGTTATAAGAAATGGTATTTTATACCTGAGCtggattttgaaaagtttgaagaattggtCAAAGAAGTGAACGACAAGAATAAAGAAAGAGTTAATATAAACAATGATGGTTGGAATGTAGAGGCTTTATTGAAGTACTTTAATAACGGTGAAGATACGACAAATATAGAATACGAGTCGTTGTTAAATTCTTTGGAAAACATGATTAATCCATCTCCAGATTATAACAATTCAAGAATGCAACATTCTAACgaattgtttcaaaagattattgattatagaAATCAACgaagagaaaaattaaattataatcaGGAATTCATGATAACTcctgaattattaaagaaaaggGGTATAAATTTCACTACAACAATTCAGAAGCCCGgtgaattcatcattaaatttCCGAAGACATATTCGTCTACCGTATCGTTTGGCTTAAACTTGAGTGAAGAAGTCAATTTTGCTACCAAAAATTGGCTAAATTATGCAATTGAAGGTGAAAAATGGTTGAATAAGCAATCGATATTGCCTAATTTCCTGATTTTCAAGCTATTGATCAACTTAGCCCAGTTATATGAATCaggaaataataatgttttctttaattccGAGATCTACGAACAAAGTTTACAAATGTATAGTTTATTGTATAAACAAGAACTAAAATTGCGGGATAGAGTAAGAAAAAAGTTTAGTCATATAAGAGAACTTGTTATTGATGACAAAACGTTTGGAGATATAGATTCCACGgctgatgatgatttagcAAGCACTTTTCCTTCAAAGGTAGTTTTAACCGATGTGAAATTGAAGCAAACGTTTATTCTATCCCTACCTAGATTCTTAGAATATGTCGAGCTAAGTGAGCTTGAAAATGACTATGATATTAAAAGCGTCCCAAAATTAATAGGGAATCCAAACTTGAAAATAGAGTTACATTTATTTTACTCAGATGATAAGTTAAAATCGTTTTACAGAATATTAAACACCTACTCAATTGACTACGACGAATGGATGCAAAATTACGAACGATTAATGAACGAAAATTCCGAGCTTTCCTTAAGAGTCTACAGAAGCTTACTTATAGATGGTGAAAAGATTTATTTGgcattatcttcttcaaatttctttcatgtatttaataataaaccGAATAATGAGCCAGAAGATTACGAAACGATAAAGTTGAATAccttcaaaaattatattgaGAATCTAAGGTTATTCGTGAATGATGCCAATGactttattgaagaatgcCAAAGtattttatctataaaACATCAACAGCGTATTAGAAATGGGAacacaaataatgattttcaGAGGCCTAATGGTGATGTTCTCGCGAggttaataaatttaattgataaaattccAACCctaaatttttcatgttCTGAGACTGAAcaaatattagaatttaaGGTAGAGATTGAGAATTTTGATAGAGCTTGTCGTTTGCTTATTTCAAAAGCCAAACAAAGTAACTCATTACAAGAATTCAATGACTTGATAAACCTTGGGCAAtcatttggaattgaattACCGTCGTTGACCTTTCTAATTAGGTTAAGAGATAGATTGCAATGGATAGACACGCATGATAAAATTCTCAAAGGAGGTGATCCATATAGCGACAAGAAGGATATTTTTTCATTGCaagatttaaaaaatttcagaGACTTAggaattaatttattaggAAGAAGAGATATAGACAAGGTCAGAATAATTGATTCTATTATAGATCATAGTgaagaaatgaattataaGCTAGTTGAATTCTTAAGTTTTGAATATACGGAGCTGGTTTCGTTTGAGGAATTGGATAGAATACTTACCGATCTTGAAAGTAAATCCAAAGCTCAAGGGGAAAATCGtatatttgtttatctTGATAATTACGAAAAGCTCGTCAACTTGAAACAGAATAGTAAAATTGTGAAGcaatttaaagatttcaaagCTTCTTTAGCGACGGGGGGTAAGTTTACCATCcaagaaataaaacaattgcAAACATCCATAAATGAATCAGGCTTGAAGTTCGACATGAGGGTTctagataataatttatcaaatggGGAAGATTGGGTTTCAAATGTttggaaaaaattcaaggaCTTGAAGATTATAACTGTACTTAATAAGGGAACAAATCCTACAGAAGATATGAATCCGAAACtcaatattaatgattatCTAATGGAGAAGTTACAACAGATTTCTAATAAGAATGATTTTAGTTTATCATTGAAGTCAGATTCTTATTCTAGTTCATCTTctcatatttattataaagaagataatgagTCTTTAGAAGACCCAACTCAACAACAAATATACTGTGCATGTCgtgaatttgaatttggaaCTATGATAGAGTGTGATAAATGTAAGGAATGGTATCATACTCAATGTGTTAACGAATCTGCTTTAGAATCTGACAATAATAACGATGATAACTACTCTTGTCCAATTTGTAAATTAATTGACTCTGGTATATTTACTGATCACTTTTTGACAAAGCAATTAACATACAGACAACTCCTTGCATTAGTAGCGGAGGGAAAGCAACTTAATGTGTTCCCAATGAATGAATTGGCTAAATTAGAACAACTATCTGATTTCGTTACGGTTTCTTTTAAAGATTTgaacattgaaattgacAAGGTAAAGCAAAGTGACGAACGGCTTGCAAACAAAGTCGACCATTTAAGGTTCTTCTTGAGGAAAGTCTATGGCGCTGGAATCTTAATTGAGGAACTAATCACCGATTTGTTGAGTACCattagaaaatttgaatatgatttATCAATCTTAATGCCGCTTGTGACACCTATCGATCGTGAACTCAATAAACAAGATTCTGGGAATGAAGCTATAGAGTCCGCGAAGCTGGAAGAACAAACAGGTCTAAAGCCAACGCATGAGTACACTGACAATCGTTCTTTCGCATCAAACATCAGCTTAGATGATTCGGTTCCAAATGTAAAATCTCAAACAACTACTTATGCTAGCGTCTTGAATCTTCATCCTAACACCTTCGACCAAACAAATGAAAATCCAACTCCCAAAAGGACACCTatagataatttaaaaaacGCTCCGGTCGAGCACATTAATGATCTGTCATTATCAGGagttgaaaataatacaaatgacGCTACAGCATCACTAAATAGTAACTATTCAAACACACAAAATACGAATAGAATTTCAGATTCTGTCCCTAATCAGAACATTAATCTAGAATCTGAAGATCAGAGTAGTTCTAATGAAAGGCAGCATGAATATTCCTTACCTGTTGACGCTGAGCCAGAGGAGCTAATTCCATTTTTAGCTAGTCAGGTAGAACTAAAGAGGGACGACGCTTCTACAGCTACACCTGTCAAAGCTACtactgaaaataatattaacaGTACAACAAGTGATGGAATTACGAATGAACTGGCAGATCTGAATATAAATAACCAGGTTTAG
- a CDS encoding DEHA2D02332p (weakly similar to uniprot|Q12127 Saccharomyces cerevisiae YLR110c CCW12 Cell wall protein), with protein MQYSTVFASALLVGSAVAGYTNGTTVTTDVTVTDYTTYCPYSTVVTVTKCEQDKCHPTEITVTEATTLTVTGECVVPTTYTTEVQTKTETVCDTCEHPTTAAPTSAAPTTVAGESTSAASSAAGVTSFEGAAARNVAGAFAGVAAVAAALL; from the coding sequence ATGCAATACTCAACTGTTTTCGCTTCTGCTTTATTAGTCGGCTCTGCCGTCGCTGGTTACACTAACGGTACCACCGTCACCACTGACGTCACCGTTACTGACTACACCACCTACTGTCCATACTCCACTGTCGTCACCGTCACCAAGTGTGAACAAGACAAGTGCCACCCAACCGAAATCACCGTCACTGAAGCTACCACTTTAACTGTCACCGGTGAATGTGTTGTCCCAACCACCTACACCACTGAAGTCCAAACCAAGACCGAAACCGTCTGTGACACCTGTGAACACCCAACCACCGCTGCTCCAACTTCTGCTGCTCCAACTACCGTTGCTGGTGAATCTACTTCCgctgcttcttctgctgCTGGTGTCACCTCTTTCGAAGGTGCTGCTGCTAGAAACGTTGCTGGTGCCTTCGCTGGTGTCGCTGCCGTTGCTGCTGCTTTATTATAA
- a CDS encoding DEHA2D02354p (weakly similar to uniprot|P47027 Saccharomyces cerevisiae YJL090c DPB11 involved in DNA replication and S-phase checkpoint singleton): protein MSKPFQGLTFCCTAIPIKLREDISQKLTALGGIHYSDLMSDVNYLIVGDRKTEKYIYCVQNRFDVKFLKPDAILKIYDHWINGEDTTHLLDIENYLLPIFDNLSICLSRVESFEHLLKKEFRQEFSGIDFTTERMIQLISDNGGKATDSLTMSNSCIITTEKTGKRYTKAVEWGIPVIHPVWIIDSVLRLAALHFRDYTLDSRLNGCNVWDELFKYKTKNDLVDDKIDEKSTTVDTSNKSLKKDPKIWNEIMNKTNKTRSKPAKDTTWDEVMEEEEHEPLDIEINDLPNKHTATKKSTLFEDLDFYVVGFNTHETTVMNQIITFHSGTINEDSSNQTITHVVLPVKIGSQSSTLLKNLPLKSRINNGEIKIVTEWFIERSIYYNTMVMDRWCQPLKGLKPCTKKFKVCITGFTGIELLHLEKLINLLNFEFCPSLTSSRDLLIININLFKSTLLKNSPKLYQYKAIDFVNCPVYQSGNSSVSLISSKNKINAAKNWSIPIVSIAYIWEILERSTPSTIHNLVLPDICDLSWCLFAPNNTAKPKTLLDYIKNLSNDSFETPKKDDKVKLPSPRKGKQKRKYGRLAGRDSPEPISKKLQKLNDNEKSSEQENSDNDVTNIDEDLTQVGYQDTDSLKNNEQLIRKLTGSK, encoded by the coding sequence ATGTCGAAACCCTTCCAAGGGCTAACGTTCTGCTGTACAGCTATACCAATCAAGCTACGAGAGGATATCTCTCAGAAGTTAACGGCCCTCGGTGGTATTCATTACAGCGATTTGATGAGTGATGTGAATTATCTCATAGTTGGCGATAGAAAGACTGAAAAGTACATATACTGTGTTCAGAATAGATTTGATGTGAAGTTCTTGAAACCGGATgcaatattgaaaatatacGACCACTGGATCAACGGCGAAGATACGACACACCTACtcgatattgaaaattatttattaccaATTTTTGACAATCTAAGTATATGTTTATCGAGAgttgaatcatttgaacatttattaaagaaagaatttAGACAGGAATTTTCAGGCATAGACTTCACGACAGAGCGGATGATTCAGTTGATATCTGATAATGGGGGCAAAGCTACAGATTCTTTGACAATGTCAAACTCATGCATCATAACTACCGAGAAAACTGGAAAACGATATACTAAAGCAGTAGAATGGGGAATCCCAGTGATTCATCCCGTCTGGATAATAGACTCGGTATTGAGATTAGCGGCATTGCATTTTCGGGACTATACGTTAGATTCAAGGTTGAATGGATGTAACGTTTGGGATGAATTGTTCAAATATAAGACAAAAAATGACTTAGTTGATGACAAAATAGACGAGAAGAGTACTACAGTTGATACAAGCAATAAGTCTCTCAAGAAGGACCCAAAAATATGGAATGAAATCATGAATAAGACAAACAAAACGCGTCTGAAGCCAGCAAAAGATACTACCTGGGATGAAGTgatggaagaagaagaacatgAGCCGTtggatattgaaataaatgacTTACCAAATAAACATACTGCTACTAAAAAGTCAACTCTTTTCGAGGATCTTGATTTTTATGTGGTGGGGTTTAATACCCATGAAACAACAgtaatgaatcaaattatcaCTTTCCATAGTGGTACTATAAACGAAGATTCATCAAATCAGACAATAACGCATGTTGTGCTACCAGTGAAGATTGGATCGCAATCGTCAACCTTGTTGAAAAACCTTCCTTTGAAGAGTCGTATAAATAATGGTGAAATTAAGATCGTGACCGAATGGTTCATAGAGAgatcaatttattacaaTACGATGGTAATGGACAGATGGTGTCAGCCATTGAAAGGTTTAAAACCATGTACCAAGAAGTTCAAGGTCTGTATCACTGGATTCACTGGAATTGAGTTGCTTCATTTAGAGAAGTTGATAAACTTACTAAACTTTGAGTTTTGTCCATCATTAACATCCTCGCGTGATTTACTAATAATTAACATTAATCTATTCAAGTCTACTTTACTAAAGAACTCTCCTAAACTCTACCAATACAAGGCAATTGACTTTGTAAATTGTCCTGTTTACCAATCAGGTAACTCATCAGtgtcattaatatcatccaaaaataaaatcaacgCCGCTAAGAACTGGTCAATTCCTATTGTATCTATAGCTTACATATGGGAAATATTGGAGAGGTCAACTCCATCTACTATACACAATCTTGTGTTACCGGACATCTGCGATCTCCTGTGGTGTCTTTTCGCTCCCAACAACACAGCGAAGCCCAAAACATTGCTCGATTACATCAAGAACTTGAGTAATGACAGTTTCGAAACTCCTAAGAAGGATGACAAGGTCAAATTACCATCGCCAAGGAAAGGAAAacaaaagagaaaatatGGACGTTTGGCAGGAAGGGATTCCCCCGAACCTATATCGAAAAAGTTACAGAAATTAAATGACAACGAAAAATCTTCAGAACAGGAGAATAGCGACAACGATGTCACCAACATAGACGAGGACTTGACCCAAGTAGGCTATCAGGATACAGATtcgttgaaaaataatgaacAGCTCATTAGAAAATTGACCGGTCTGAAATAA
- a CDS encoding DEHA2D02376p (highly similar to uniprot|P02994 Saccharomyces cerevisiae YPR080w TEF1 or uniprot|P02994 Saccharomyces cerevisiae YBR118w TEF2) — protein sequence MGKEKTHVNLVVIGHVDSGKSTTTGHLIYKCGGIDKRTIEKFEKEAAELGKGSFKYAWVLDKLKAERERGITIDIALWKFETPKFHVTIIDAPGHRDFIKNMITGTSQADCAILIIAGGIGEFEAGISKDGQTREHALLAYTLGVKQLIVAINKMDSVKWDKNRYDEIVKECSNFVKKVGFNPKSVPFVPISGWNGDNMIEASPNCPWYKGWEKETKAGKSSGKTLLEAIDAIEPPSRPTDKPLRLPLQDVYKIGGIGTVPVGRVETGIIKAGMVVTFAPAGVTTEVKSVEMHHEQLTEGVPGDNVGFNVKNVSVKEIRRGNVCGDSKNDTPKGCDSFAAQVIVLNHPGQISSGYSPVLDCHTAHIACKFDTLIEKIDRRTGKKLEDNPKFIKSGDAAIVKMVPSKPMCVEAFTDYPPLGRFAVRDMRQTVAVGVIKSVEKSDKAGKVTKAAQKAAKK from the coding sequence ATGGGTAAAGAAAAGACTCACGTTAATCTTGTTGTCATTGGTCACGTCGATTCCGGTAAATCTACTACCACCGGTCACTTAATTTACAAGTGTGGTGGTATCGACAAGAGAACTATTGAAAAGTTCGAAAAGGAAGCCGCTGAATTAGGTAAGGGTTCTTTCAAGTACGCTTGGGTTTTAGACAAGTTGAAGGctgaaagagaaagaggTATCACCATTGATATCGCTTTATGGAAGTTCGAAACTCCAAAGTTCCACGTCACCATTATTGATGCTCCAGGTCACAGAGATTTCATCAAGAACATGATTACTGGTACTTCCCAAGCTGATTGTgctattttgattattgCTGGTGGTATTGGTGAATTCGAAGCCGGTATCTCTAAGGATGGTCAAACCAGAGAACACGCTTTATTAGCTTACACCTTAGGTGTTAAGCAATTAATTGTTGCTATCAACAAGATGGACTCTGTCAAATGGGACAAGAACAGATACGACGAAATTGTCAAGGAATGTTCTAACTTCGTCAAGAAGGTCGGTTTCAACCCAAAGAGTGTTCCATTCGTCCCAATCTCTGGTTGGAACGGTGACAACATGATTGAAGCATCTCCAAACTGTCCATGGTACAAGGGTTGGGAAAAGGAAACCAAGGCTGGTAAGTCCTCTGGTAAGACTTTGTTAGAAGCTATTGATGCCATTGAACCACCAAGCAGACCAACTGATAAGCCATTAAGATTACCATTGCAAGATGTCTACAAGATTGGTGGTATTGGAACTGTGCCAGTCGGTAGAGTTGAAACCGGTATCATCAAGGCCGGTATGGTTGTCACCTTTGCCCCAGCTGGTGTCACCACTGAAGTTAAGTCCGTTGAAATGCATCACGAACAATTAACCGAAGGTGTCCCAGGTGACAATGTTGGTTTCAACGTCAAGAATGTTTCCGTTAAGGAAATTAGAAGAGGTAACGTCTGTGGTGACTCCAAGAACGACACTCCAAAGGGTTGTGACTCTTTCGCCGCTCAAGTTATTGTCTTGAACCATCCAGGTCAAATCTCCTCTGGTTACTCTCCAGTCTTAGATTGTCACACTGCTCACATTGCTTGTAAGTTCGACACCTTAATCGAAAAGATTGACAGAAGAACTGGTAAGAAGTTAGAAGACAACCCTAAGTTCATCAAGTCTGGTGACGCCGCTATTGTCAAGATGGTTCCATCTAAGCCAATGTGTGTTGAAGCTTTCACTGACTACCCACCATTAGGTAGATTCGCTGTCAGAGATATGAGACAAACTGTTGCCGTCGGTGTTATCAAGTCTGTTGAAAAGTCTGACAAGGCCGGTAAGGTCACCAAGGCTGCTCAAAAGGCTGCTAAGAAATAA
- a CDS encoding DEHA2D02398p (similar to uniprot|Q08954 Saccharomyces cerevisiae YPL199c), with protein MQDCVDRGVHLGFDNTRDYNHATDNQYKQLRAKADELYRKKNQLSQQSQNAYQSGDKSKAHDLSEQSKKILSQAENYNRQAAEYVFRENNADSAEDEIDLHGLYVKEAEFFLQNRIAACIKTNQSHLRVIVGKGLHSANGIAKLKPAIDQMCTDCNLNHRIDPKNTGVMVIDLTNTQGNQIPNHWDIAYGGGQPHQAYQGASQPQYHQQSHHQNQNHNQQFGNIKTGNKLADMLLKVFCMCINK; from the coding sequence ATGCAAGACTGTGTTGATAGAGGGGTCCACCTTGGATTCGACAATACTAGGGATTATAACCATGCAACAGATAACCAATATAAACAACTACGTGCTAAAGCAGATGAATTATACAGAAAGAAGAACCAACTCTCTCAGCAATCACAAAATGCTTACCAGTCTGGAGACAAGCTGAAAGCTCACGATTTAAGCGAACAGTCGAAGAAAATCTTATCTCAGGCAGAAAACTACAATAGACAGGCTGCAGAATATGTATTTCGTGAAAACAACGCCGACAGTgcagaagatgaaatcGATTTGCATGGTTTGTACGTGAAAGAAGCCGAATTTTTCTTGCAAAACAGAATCGCTGCTTGTATTAAGACCAACCAGTCTCATTTGAGGGTTATAGTTGGTAAAGGGTTACATTCTGCCAACGGGATTGCCAAATTGAAGCCAGCCATCGACCAAATGTGCACCGATTGTAACTTGAATCATAGAATTGATCCCAAGAACACAGGTGTAATGGTGATCGATTTAACTAACACCCAAGGTAACCAAATTCCAAACCACTGGGATATTGCTTATGGTGGTGGTCAACCCCACCAAGCTTATCAAGGTGCTTCTCAACCacaatatcatcaacaatcTCACCACCAGAATCAAAATCACAACCAGCAATTTGGTAACATTAAGACCGGAAACAAGCTTGCAGATATGTTATTGAAGGTATTCTGTATGTGTATCAATAAATAG